The window GAAGAGTGGCAGCCGGAAAAAAGACTGCTTATGGATTCAGACAAGAAGCAGCTTGTTTATATTATAGATACACCTTCGGGATGGGAGTACATTCGCTTTCCTATAGAACTGTGGAAAACGGTTGATCAGGCGCTAGTGAAGGAGCAGGATTTTCTTCTCGTGACGTCAGTGACCGAAAGCGGAGAAGCCCATAAATCCTTTATCCTTAAGGATTTTCGCAAAGAGGCTGTGGATCTTATCTTGAACATGAGAAACAATGCAAACTACGGCGAGGACATGTCTGAGCTTGTAGAGGAGCATTTCGAACAGGTGCTGAACAATCATACATAACGGGGGAGTAAGGGATGAATGATAATCAGTTTAATGCTGAATTTAATGCAGAGCTTATCCCCTTTAAGCAGGCCGTAGAGGAATTGAAAATAAAGTTTAAAGGGATTAAGCAGGAATATGTGAGTATGGGCATCCATTCACCCATTGAATTTGTGATGGGAAGAGTAAAGCCTGTTCCAAGTATTTTGCAGAAGGCGGCACGGAAGAATATTGATAACTCTGAGATTTTTACCCGAATGAAGGATATAGCAGGGATTCGAATTATCTGTCCCTTTGTGGATGATATATATGCGGTTGTCCAGCTCATCAAACAGCGTAATGATATGCGTGTATTAGGCGAAAAGGATTACGTACATAGTCAGAAGCATAGCGGTTATCGGAGCTATCATTATGTTATTGAATACCCAATTCAAAGTGTTTCGGGTCCTAGAAATCTGCTTGTTGAAATTCAGATCAGAACGCTAAGTATGAATTTTTGGGCTACGATTGAGCATTCCTTAAATTATAAATATGGTGGAGAGATTCCTATGCCGATTCAGAAACGATTACAGCGCTCGGCAGAGGCAGCGTTCCTGCTTGATGAGGAGATGTCTAAAATCAAGGATGAGATACAGGAAGCTCAAAAGATATTCTCCAAAAAGGCTAGAGAAAATAACGGGAAACAAAAATAGGAAACAAAATAGGTGGCGCTTATGAAATTTGCTGTAATATCTCGTGGAGATGAATTATCAAACCAATTGAAAAATGAAATGGATCAACGTTTAGCTCAAGTAAATTTAACACAGGATGAACACAATCCGGATATTGTCATTACTGTAGGAGGGGATGGAACGCTACTTGAGGCGTTTCATCGCTATGTTCATCGCTTAGAGCAAACCTCATTTGTTGGGATTCATACTGGGCACTTGGGCTTTTATGCTGACTGGCAGCCGCATGAAATCGATATGCTTATTCGTTTGATTGGGGCTTCAGCAGGAGAGCAAAAGGATGGGTCCTGTTTATCTGGCCAGTCAGTCTATTATCCATTGTTAGAGGTGATTATCCACCACACGGATGAGAAGGAAGAGCGTTTTTTAGCGTTGAATGAATGTACAGTGAAAACGTCTGAGGGCTCTTTAGTAATGGATATTGAAGTGAATGATGAGCATTTTGAGACCTTCCGAGGGGATGGCTTATGTATTTCAACACCTTCAGGAAGTACTGCGTATAACAAAAGTTTAGGTGGAGCAATTGTACATCCTGCTCTGCCGGCAATTCAGTTGGCTGAAATGGCATCTATTAATAACCGCGTTTATCGTACGATTGGCTCACCGTTAATTTTTCCTGAGCACCATAGATGTACGTTAAAGCCCATTAATGAACGATCTTATCAAATCACATTAGATCATCTATCATTTTTGGAGCAAAATGTAGATAAAATAGTGTTTCGTGTAGCTCCAGAAAAGGTATGCTTCGCTCGCTATCAGCGTTTTCCTTTTTGGAAACGGGTGAAGGAGTCCTTTATATCAGAGAACAGAGGATAGTATGGATAAGAATATAAAGGAATCTAATAATCAAAATAACCACAAGCTCACTTTCACTGTAAAGCAGGGGCAGGAAGGATTGCTGAGAGAGTTTTTATTAGAACATCAGCAGCTTTCTAGAAAGAGCTTGAGTCAGATCAAGCACAAAGGGGACTTGAAGCTGAACGGGCAAAGTGTTACCGTCCGGGCAGTTGTTAAGGAAGGGGATCAAGTGGAGGTCATTTATCCTGTTGAGCAAGGGAGTGCTTACCTACATCCAGAGCCTATCCCCCTTGAAATTTTGTTTGAGGACGAATATATCATGCTCATTAATAAGCCTCCCGGAATGTGTGTACATCCTACTTTTTCAAATCTAAGTGGGACATTAGCTAACGGAGTGCTTTATTATTGGCAGCAGAAGGGACTACAGCAAACGTTTCATCCTGTTAATCGGATTGATAAGGATACATCAGGTATTGTCCTTATTGCTCAAAATAAATACAGTCATCAGCAGCTATCAATTGAGCAAAAGAAGGGAGCCCTGAAAAGGAAGTACTACGCATGTGTCCACGGAATAATTAAGCAGGAAAAAGGCACAATTGATACACCTATCGGTCGAAGCCCCGACTCTATCATTACCCGAGAGGTTCGTGAGGATGGACAGCACGCGATAACTCATTTCAAGGTCCTTAGAAGATTTGCAGATTACACTTGGGTTGAGATCGAGCTTGAAACAGGTCGGACTCATCAGATCAGAGTTCATTTCAGCTCTATAGGTCATCCCTTGCTAGGGGATGATTTGTATGGGGGAAGAAGAGACAAGATTCAGCGGCAGGCATTACATGCCTATTATACAAGCTTCCTGCATCCAGCAAGTAAGAGTACAGTGATTTATGAAGCTCCATTGGCACAGGATATGGAAATGTTGTTACAAAAAAAGACTAGCCCTTAATGGACTAGTCTACCGGAAACCTGAGAGTTATTTTTGATTCAAAATGTTCATGCTCCTGTTGCTTAAGTGCTAAATGCTAGTATGACTGATCCAAATGAAAACGAACTTATCAGGTGCTAAATATTTAATATCTCCCTAATCTCCTGTTCAGTTATTGATGAGATGGCTTGGTCCCCTGATTGAAGGACTGTTTCTATCAATTCTTTCTTGTTTTGCTGTAGCTCATAGATTTTTTCCTCAATGGTACCATGGGTAACCAATCTGATAACCTGCACAACATTTTTTTGACCCATACGGTGAGCTCTTCCTGCAGCTTGCTCCTCAACTGCTGGATTCCACCACAGGTCATACAGGATCACGGTATCTGCCCCTGTCAAGTTGAGTCCTGTATTCCCTGCCTTTAGAGAAATAAGAAAAATATCAGCATCCCCTTGATTAAAGCTGTCAACCAGCTTAACTCGCTCTTTTGGTGCGGTTTGACCATCCAAATAGAAAAATTTCATACCGGAGTGTGCTAATTGTTCTTTAATAATTGTGAGCATACTCGTGAATTGTGAAAAAACTAACATGCGTTTCCCATTTTCTACTGCATTTTGTACAATCTCCATTAACTGCTGTAGCTTTCCTGAATCACCCTTAAAATCTTCTATAAACAGTGAAGGATGGCAGCACAATTGACGGAGTCTCGTCAAGCCAGCCAAGATTTTCATGCGGCTTTTCTGAAAGCCTTCCCCTTGAAGTGCCTCCTGTGATTCCTTGCGGATTCTATCCAAATAAGTTATATACAATTTTTTTTGTTGATCCGTTAGCTCGGAATAGGTAACTGTTTCAATTTTATCAGGCAATTCCTTTAAGACATCCTTCTTTACTCTGCGTAATAAAAATGGGCGAATCATCCTTGATACCTTTTCAGACTCAAGTTGACGAAAATCCTTCTGATTAGGAAAGAAGTCCGGCATGATTGTTTGAAAAATGGACCACAGCTCATCAATTGAATTTTCTATCGGTGTCCCGCTAAGTGCAAAGCGAGTCTCTGATGTAATCTCTCTGACTACCTTGGCTGTTTTTGTTGTATGATTTTTTATTGTTTGCGCTTCATCTATGATCAGTGTGCTGAATCCCTGCTCTTTATAGTAATCTATATCCTGTCTTAATGTTGGATACGAAGTTATCCAAACATCTGGAACGACATTATTTTGCAATCGTTCCACTCGTTCCTGCGGCTTGCCAATCATCACCTGCGTCGTTAATGATGGTGCAAACTTTTGGAATTCATTTTTCCAGTTATACACTAGCGATGCAGGAGCAACAATTAAAGCTGGCTTAGTATCCTTGTGCTCACTTTTTTCAGATAATATAAAGGCAATACTTTGCAAGGTTTTCCCTAGCCCCATATCGTCTGCCAGGATGCCTCCAAGTCGATACTGTTTTAGCACCTTAAACCATTGGAAGCCATGGATCTGATAATCTCTAAGCTCCGCCTGAAGTATTTCAGGAATGTTGAATTCCAACTCCTCAGGGTTTTTCAAACGACTTATCAGCTGACGAAACTTCTTTCCATATTTTGTATTTCTTTTTTCTCTATCAATCAGTTCATCAAGCTGCATTCCTCTATGTACTGGAAGCTGAATGGTTTCCTGATGCAGCTGTGATGGTTTGATCTTTAAGTCTTGAAACATGCCTTGAATGGTATGAAACTCTTCAGATCCCAACGCTACAAATGCGCCATTTGGAAGTCGATAGTATTTCTTCTTTTCAACTATAGATAGCAATATTTGTCTGATATCTTCCTGCTCAATCCCTTCCATTTCAAAGCTTACCTCAAGCCAGTTGCCCGTTGAGTCAATATCAACTTTTGTAGTAGGTGTGCTCCAATTTGGTAAAATCAATTGTTTTACGGCACTCGTCAAGTGTATTTCCACTTTGTCTTCTAGCTGTGGAAGGAAAACATATAAAAACTCAAAAATCTTTTCTTCTCCTTCCAGGTATAAAACTTTCCCATTATATCTTAATGATGTAGCTTCGATCACATGCATGACAGCCTGTTCCTGCTCTGAGTCCCTCATCAAAATCGGACCGTCTTTACCGAGAACGGGGTCAAATGGATCCAGCTTATTTTCACCATAATAAAAGGCCAAGGTTACGTGGAGAAGATGATCAATACGATCAATATAAAGTCTTGCTTGAAGAGGAAATTTGGCGACATTGTTTGATACGTTTTCAGCAATCTCCAATTTACCAATCTTTGCAATCCTCGGTACGACTTGAGAGATAAACGGTTCAATTTGGATCATATCAATGGGCATCAAGGGGTTGCTTGACTGATTGACTATTTTCTTCAGTTCCTTTATGAGCAGATGCTGTTCATCAGATACCTTGTAAAAGCGATTCTCTGTGATAATATACCCATATAAATCCAAGTATTTAAGAGCATGTAGCTCTGTTAAATCTAGTTGATAATTATCAGCTTTTCCCTTTTCTAAGCGAAGTGTAAAAGGGAGATCTGTTTGATAAATGTTAATATGTGTATAGGCTTGTCCATCCATCTCAAAGTGAATCGTTCTGTCCTTAAACCTTGCAAGTAGAGTATCGGTAACCATCGGAGGAATAAAAAGAATTCGCTCAGCTGTTGAACCGTAGCCTCGATTAAACCTATCTTGGAGTTCCTGGTAGACCTCCTCGTATTTAACCGCATCTAGCAAAAGATTAATAATCTCTTGGTCCTCCTCCGTAAACTGCTGTTCCGTCGGATCATAGGTGAAGCTTTTGGTAAAAGCGTACTGTGCTTGTAATCTGATGGCATCAAGGAATTCTTTTATTTTCTTCACAACATAGGTGCGTTTTTCCCCTACCTTCATTTCCAAAGTAATAATTTGCTTTGAAGTGTAGTATGGCTTATTGATCTGGACGATCCATTCCACCATTAATGGGGTCCTGGTGCTCTCATTCTTCTGATTAGCCCCCCGTAGCGGAAAACTAGAAAAGGCTTGAATAAATTGATTAGTCAATTGCTTGGCATGGATGGCTTGTCTTTCCTCCTTCTGTCTTTCTAGCTCCTGCTGTCTCAACAGCCAAAGATCCTGCTTACTTTGCTTCCAACTAAATAGGTCTTGGTTATTTTGAGATGCATGAGATAACTGAGTTTTTTTCTGAGTACTTTGATAAATGTGGATCAGGACAGCGGCAATATGTTTACAATCATTATAGTATTGATCATAGGCAGGGCAATTGCACTCTGAAGATACGCCAAAGTCATCCGCTTCAATCGTTACAGTATATGATTTTGATCCTTTTACTTTCGCAGTCCATATATTTCTTACTGAATCATGAGCTATATCTCTGACACGGCCTTCATCGTAGTAGCCGAGCCCGCGTTTGTAGATTGTACTAGTAAACATTTCTTTTATTTCTGCTAATGTTAAGTACACAAGATTACCTCCATGTAAATCTAAAGAAAATGAGTAAATGTCGATATTCTAATTCTATCATAATGTTTTCTGAATGCCTTGCTAAGTATTTTTCATCCCCAGTATAGCGCCACCACCTGTTCGGTTTAATGAGGAGGAGCTGGAATGAGTAAAGGCGACCGTAAGGCCGCCAAGGAAATTTCAGTATGAAGAAATATCATTTGAACTAGCTTTCTTCTCAGCTACCAAAATGGCTTCCTTTTCATCCTCCATAAAGTCTGTTGTCCAAAAGGTTGCATTTTTGATTCCAAGCTTTTCTGGGTTAAAAATAGGATCTAAACCTGCTCTCTTCTGTTGCTCATAGTCACGTAGCGCTTTAAGGGCGGGTTTCATCAGCAAGAGGATGGCGATTAGGTTTAACCAAGCCATGCTGCCAACTCCAATATCACCAAGAGCCCAAGCTAGGTCAGCTTCCCGAATACAGCCATATAGTACCGCTGCTAAAATTCCTATCTTTAACACAAACTCTAACCATTTCTTACGTTTCTTTGACATAATATAGGCTAAATTAGTTTCAGCCATATAGTAATAGGCCATGATTGTAGTGAATGCAAAAAAGAGTAGAGCTATAGCTACAAATGGAGCGCCGAATCCAGGTAAAGCTGATTCAACGGCTTGCTGAGTGTAGGCAGGTCCAGCCTCCACTGCACCAGCGTTCATTACAAGCGCTTCTTGCCCATCGGGTGTCACATTATACATGCCTGTTATTAAAATCATAAAAGCGGTAGCGGAACAGATAAAAAGTGTATCTATATATACCGAAAAGGATTGAACCAGTCCTTGTTTAACTGGATGTGTGACCCTAGCAGCTGCAGAGGCGTGAGGAGCAGTTCCTTGTCCCGCCTCATTGGAATAGATTCCTCTTCTCACTCCCCAAGCAATAGCGGACCCTAGGATTCCCCCAAAGGTTGCATCGACTCCAAAAGCACTGTTAATGATAAGCATAAAAACCTCCGGTATCTGGGCGTAATTAATGCCAACAATAACAAGAGCAATGAGGATATAAGCAACGGCCATAAAAGGCACGACAACCATAGCAGTGTTTGCAATCCGTTTTATTCCACCAAGGATAATGATTCCAAGAATGAAAATAAGGATAAGTCCAGTCCATAGCGGTGTGATATTAAACGCTTCCTCCATGCTTGAGCCAATACTGTTTGCCTGTACACCAGGAAGGAGTAGGCCCGTTGCGATAACTGTCACAATGGCGAATAAAATGGCGTACCATTTTATATTTAAGCCTTTTTCAATGTAAAAGGCTGGTCCCCCACGATACTGCCCATCTAATTTAGTCTTATATATTTGAGATAAGGTAGATTCGACAAAAGCAGATCCTGCTCCTAAAAAAGCGATAATCCACATCCAGAACACAGCCCCTGGTCCACCATAAGCAATCGCCGTAGCTACCCCTGCGATATTACCTGTTCCTACTCTCCCGGACAGAGCTAGAGATAAAGCCTGAAAGGAAGAGATCCCTTCCTTTGAGCTCTTCCCGGCAAACATGAGCTTTACCATTTCCTTTAAATGTCTGACCTGAGAAAAACGAGTTAGAATAGAAAATAAAAGCCCAGCTCCTAGACATAAAATAATTAAAGCGTTACTCCAAATAATACCGTCTAACCATGCCACGCTACTATCAAGCCATTCGAACAACCATGCCACACTACTTTCAAGCCATTCTAATATTCCTGTCATAAATGCCCTCCATTTCAAAATTAGTTAAATATTCATAATTATATACCAAACAGAAGTATTGAAAAACATATATTATAAATATTCGAAAAAATATATTGAATTCTGTATGTATGAGGTCCTAAAGGATAAATGATAGTTTATCTCCTCCTGAGGGAGGGAAGTTTGTTATCAAACAGTCCTAAAGGAGGAGATCTTTATTTATGTCCGCTGAAGCTATGGGAGCAAGCTTATTAATCCTAGGAGTCTTTTTACTGCTTGGTATGTGGATACGTATTGTGACGCCTCTTTTTCAACGTTTATTCCTACCTACTTCTATTATTACTGGCTTATTACTACTATTACTTGGACCAGAGGTATTCGGAAGAATTATACAAGCTATGGGAGGGGAAGGGAGCCGCTTAGCAGAAGGTCTATTTCCTGAATTTATGCTAGATACGTGGGAATTGCTTCCTGAGCTGCTTATCAGTGTGATTTTTACTTGTTTGTTTTTAGGCAAAAAAATACCTAGTCCTAAAAAAATGTGGTCTATCGCTGGACCGCAGATTACATTTGGACAAATGATGGCGTGGGGACAGTATACGTTAGGGATCCTGTTAGCGTTACTAGTTTTAGGGCCATTTTTTGGCTTGCCCCCTGTTGCGGGAGCATTAATTGAGATTTCATTTGAAGGAGGACACGGAACGGCAGCAGGTCTGGCAAATACGTTTGAACAGGTAGATTTTGCCGAGGGTGCTGATATGGCTCTTGGATTAGCGACGGTAAGTATGATTAGTGGAGTTATTATTTGCATCGCTATTATTAATTGGGGAGTGCGAAAGAATAAAGCGGAGCATTTACGTAGTCCAAGTGAGCTGACAAAAACAGAATTAAGAGGGATTATCCCTGAAGACGAAAGAGAGTCAGCAGGTAAAATTGTCACTCGGGGTGAAGCGATTGAAACCCTCACTATCCATTTCGGGGCGATAGGAGTGTCAATTTTAGGTGGATTTTTATTGCTTGAGGGGCTGGTCTTATTAGAAAATTGGCTTTTTGGATCGGATTTTATGACCTATGTTCCGTTGTTTACCTTCGCTATGTTAGCAAGTGTTGCTCTACAAGTTCTCTTAAATAAATTTGATAAAAATCACTTTATTGACCGTAACCTTATTTTACGAGTTCAAGGGTTTTCATTAGATATTTTAATTGTTAGTGCTATGGCAACCCTGTCTTTATCCGTGATTGGAGATAATATTATTCCTTTTATTCTTCTAGCGGTTGTGGGTATTGTCTGGAATGTACTTGTGTTCTTCCTGCTTGCCCCACGAATGATCCCTTCCTATTGGTTTGAAAAGGGGATGGGAGATTTAGGTCAATCGTTAGGAATGACGGCTACAGGTCTATTATTACTTAAGGTCACCGATCCAAAAGAAAAAACCCCTGCTACGGAAGGGTTTGGATACAAACAGCTGATGTTTGAGCCTATTCTTGGCGGAGGCTTATTCACTGCCTTTTCATTACCTCTTATTTTCCAGTTTGGTCCTATCCCCATTCTTATCCTTACCACCATGTTGCTATTTGGGTGGTTGTTACTAGGACTTTTATATTTCGGGAAAAAGAAGGAATAGACATCAATCTAATCTAAACTTTTCGTCAATCGAAGGCAGGGAAGAGGGTACCTTTTCAAAGGTGAATTCAGGATACCTTAGTCCAGTGAGATGTCCTCCAAAAACACAGCCAGTATCTATATTAACGGTTTTGTTGATCATACGAGGCTGCCTAACAGGGGTGTGACCATAGATAATCCAGCTATCTCCATCATACTCCTGTGCCCAATCCTTGCGAATTGGAAAGCCAGTTTCATCCTTTTCTCCTGTTACATCACCGTATAAGCAAAAGAATTTAACACCTTTATGCTGCTCTCCAATGTAGTCTTTTCGAATCCCGGCGTGTGCTACAATAAGCTGCCCATCATCTAAAGTTAGATACCAAGGAGCACTCTCATAAAGTTTGATAAAGTCCTGCTGCACCTGTTTTTTTGTGTCACGTGGAAGCTTAGATAACTCAGCCACAGTAGTTTCTAATCCATGAGTAATTTGTACATCCCTGCCAAGCAGAAAACGATACAGCTTGTTACAATGGTTCCCAGGGACATACAACGCTTTTTTAGCTCTAACATGCTTTACTACAAAATCTATCATGGCTACAGAATTAGGCCCTCTATCTGTAATATCGCCTACAAGAATAAATAGCCTTCCCTCAGGGTGGAGGTATAAAGAATCTTCTTCCACATACCCAAGCTTGTCTAATAGCTCTATACATTCAGCATAGCAGCCGTGTACATCTCCAATTATGTCGTACATAATTCCTCCAGTTTTAATCAAACATATATTCCTTTGTGCGCAT is drawn from Bacillus horti and contains these coding sequences:
- a CDS encoding GTP pyrophosphokinase, yielding MNDNQFNAEFNAELIPFKQAVEELKIKFKGIKQEYVSMGIHSPIEFVMGRVKPVPSILQKAARKNIDNSEIFTRMKDIAGIRIICPFVDDIYAVVQLIKQRNDMRVLGEKDYVHSQKHSGYRSYHYVIEYPIQSVSGPRNLLVEIQIRTLSMNFWATIEHSLNYKYGGEIPMPIQKRLQRSAEAAFLLDEEMSKIKDEIQEAQKIFSKKARENNGKQK
- a CDS encoding NAD kinase gives rise to the protein MKFAVISRGDELSNQLKNEMDQRLAQVNLTQDEHNPDIVITVGGDGTLLEAFHRYVHRLEQTSFVGIHTGHLGFYADWQPHEIDMLIRLIGASAGEQKDGSCLSGQSVYYPLLEVIIHHTDEKEERFLALNECTVKTSEGSLVMDIEVNDEHFETFRGDGLCISTPSGSTAYNKSLGGAIVHPALPAIQLAEMASINNRVYRTIGSPLIFPEHHRCTLKPINERSYQITLDHLSFLEQNVDKIVFRVAPEKVCFARYQRFPFWKRVKESFISENRG
- a CDS encoding RluA family pseudouridine synthase produces the protein MDKNIKESNNQNNHKLTFTVKQGQEGLLREFLLEHQQLSRKSLSQIKHKGDLKLNGQSVTVRAVVKEGDQVEVIYPVEQGSAYLHPEPIPLEILFEDEYIMLINKPPGMCVHPTFSNLSGTLANGVLYYWQQKGLQQTFHPVNRIDKDTSGIVLIAQNKYSHQQLSIEQKKGALKRKYYACVHGIIKQEKGTIDTPIGRSPDSIITREVREDGQHAITHFKVLRRFADYTWVEIELETGRTHQIRVHFSSIGHPLLGDDLYGGRRDKIQRQALHAYYTSFLHPASKSTVIYEAPLAQDMEMLLQKKTSP
- a CDS encoding DEAD/DEAH box helicase encodes the protein MYLTLAEIKEMFTSTIYKRGLGYYDEGRVRDIAHDSVRNIWTAKVKGSKSYTVTIEADDFGVSSECNCPAYDQYYNDCKHIAAVLIHIYQSTQKKTQLSHASQNNQDLFSWKQSKQDLWLLRQQELERQKEERQAIHAKQLTNQFIQAFSSFPLRGANQKNESTRTPLMVEWIVQINKPYYTSKQIITLEMKVGEKRTYVVKKIKEFLDAIRLQAQYAFTKSFTYDPTEQQFTEEDQEIINLLLDAVKYEEVYQELQDRFNRGYGSTAERILFIPPMVTDTLLARFKDRTIHFEMDGQAYTHINIYQTDLPFTLRLEKGKADNYQLDLTELHALKYLDLYGYIITENRFYKVSDEQHLLIKELKKIVNQSSNPLMPIDMIQIEPFISQVVPRIAKIGKLEIAENVSNNVAKFPLQARLYIDRIDHLLHVTLAFYYGENKLDPFDPVLGKDGPILMRDSEQEQAVMHVIEATSLRYNGKVLYLEGEEKIFEFLYVFLPQLEDKVEIHLTSAVKQLILPNWSTPTTKVDIDSTGNWLEVSFEMEGIEQEDIRQILLSIVEKKKYYRLPNGAFVALGSEEFHTIQGMFQDLKIKPSQLHQETIQLPVHRGMQLDELIDREKRNTKYGKKFRQLISRLKNPEELEFNIPEILQAELRDYQIHGFQWFKVLKQYRLGGILADDMGLGKTLQSIAFILSEKSEHKDTKPALIVAPASLVYNWKNEFQKFAPSLTTQVMIGKPQERVERLQNNVVPDVWITSYPTLRQDIDYYKEQGFSTLIIDEAQTIKNHTTKTAKVVREITSETRFALSGTPIENSIDELWSIFQTIMPDFFPNQKDFRQLESEKVSRMIRPFLLRRVKKDVLKELPDKIETVTYSELTDQQKKLYITYLDRIRKESQEALQGEGFQKSRMKILAGLTRLRQLCCHPSLFIEDFKGDSGKLQQLMEIVQNAVENGKRMLVFSQFTSMLTIIKEQLAHSGMKFFYLDGQTAPKERVKLVDSFNQGDADIFLISLKAGNTGLNLTGADTVILYDLWWNPAVEEQAAGRAHRMGQKNVVQVIRLVTHGTIEEKIYELQQNKKELIETVLQSGDQAISSITEQEIREILNI
- a CDS encoding alanine/glycine:cation symporter family protein; this translates as MTGILEWLESSVAWLFEWLDSSVAWLDGIIWSNALIILCLGAGLLFSILTRFSQVRHLKEMVKLMFAGKSSKEGISSFQALSLALSGRVGTGNIAGVATAIAYGGPGAVFWMWIIAFLGAGSAFVESTLSQIYKTKLDGQYRGGPAFYIEKGLNIKWYAILFAIVTVIATGLLLPGVQANSIGSSMEEAFNITPLWTGLILIFILGIIILGGIKRIANTAMVVVPFMAVAYILIALVIVGINYAQIPEVFMLIINSAFGVDATFGGILGSAIAWGVRRGIYSNEAGQGTAPHASAAARVTHPVKQGLVQSFSVYIDTLFICSATAFMILITGMYNVTPDGQEALVMNAGAVEAGPAYTQQAVESALPGFGAPFVAIALLFFAFTTIMAYYYMAETNLAYIMSKKRKKWLEFVLKIGILAAVLYGCIREADLAWALGDIGVGSMAWLNLIAILLLMKPALKALRDYEQQKRAGLDPIFNPEKLGIKNATFWTTDFMEDEKEAILVAEKKASSNDISSY
- a CDS encoding sodium/glutamate symporter — encoded protein: MSAEAMGASLLILGVFLLLGMWIRIVTPLFQRLFLPTSIITGLLLLLLGPEVFGRIIQAMGGEGSRLAEGLFPEFMLDTWELLPELLISVIFTCLFLGKKIPSPKKMWSIAGPQITFGQMMAWGQYTLGILLALLVLGPFFGLPPVAGALIEISFEGGHGTAAGLANTFEQVDFAEGADMALGLATVSMISGVIICIAIINWGVRKNKAEHLRSPSELTKTELRGIIPEDERESAGKIVTRGEAIETLTIHFGAIGVSILGGFLLLEGLVLLENWLFGSDFMTYVPLFTFAMLASVALQVLLNKFDKNHFIDRNLILRVQGFSLDILIVSAMATLSLSVIGDNIIPFILLAVVGIVWNVLVFFLLAPRMIPSYWFEKGMGDLGQSLGMTATGLLLLKVTDPKEKTPATEGFGYKQLMFEPILGGGLFTAFSLPLIFQFGPIPILILTTMLLFGWLLLGLLYFGKKKE
- the prpE gene encoding bis(5'-nucleosyl)-tetraphosphatase PrpE, which translates into the protein MMYDIIGDVHGCYAECIELLDKLGYVEEDSLYLHPEGRLFILVGDITDRGPNSVAMIDFVVKHVRAKKALYVPGNHCNKLYRFLLGRDVQITHGLETTVAELSKLPRDTKKQVQQDFIKLYESAPWYLTLDDGQLIVAHAGIRKDYIGEQHKGVKFFCLYGDVTGEKDETGFPIRKDWAQEYDGDSWIIYGHTPVRQPRMINKTVNIDTGCVFGGHLTGLRYPEFTFEKVPSSLPSIDEKFRLD